One window from the genome of Ailuropoda melanoleuca isolate Jingjing chromosome 5, ASM200744v2, whole genome shotgun sequence encodes:
- the ADRA1A gene encoding alpha-1A adrenergic receptor isoform X6, whose translation MVFLSGNASDSSNCTHPPAPVNISKAILLGVILGGLIIFGVLGNILVILSVACHRHLHSVTHYYIVNLAVADLLLTSTVLPFSAIFEILGYWAFGRVFCNIWAAVDVLCCTASIMGLCIISIDRYIGVSYPLRYPTIVTQKRGLMALLCVWALSLVISIGPLFGWRQPAPEDETICQITEEPGYVLFSALGSFYVPLTIILVMYCRVYVVAKRESRGLKSGLKTDKSDSEQVTLRIHRKNVPVGGTGVSSAKNKTHFSVRLLKFSREKKAAKTLGIVVGCFVLCWLPFFLVMPIALHTDDLRSSGM comes from the coding sequence ATGGTGTTTCTCTCTGGAAATGCCTCCGACAGTTCCAACTGCACCCACCCGCCGGCACCGGTGAACATATCCAAGGCCATTCTGCTCGGGGTGATCTTGGGGGGCCTCATCATTTTCGGCGTGCTGGGCAACATCCTCGTGATCCTCTCTGTGGCCTGCCACCGGCATCTGCACTCGGTCACTCACTACTACATCGTCAACCTGGCGGTGGCCGACCTCCTGCTCACCTCCACCGTGCTGCCCTTCTCAGCTATCTTCGAGATCCTGGGCTACTGGGCCTTTGGCAGAGTCTTCTGCAATATCTGGGCGGCGGTGGACGTCCTGTGCTGCACCGCGTCCATCATGGGGCTCTGCATCATCTCCATCGACCGCTATATAGGTGTGAGCTACCCGCTGCGCTACCCCACCATCGTCACCCAGAAGAGGGGTCTCATGGCTCTGCTCTGTGTCTGGGCGCTTTCCCTCGTCATCTCCATCGGGCCTCTCTTTGGCTGGAGGCAGCCGGCCCCGGAGGACGAGACCATCTGCCAGATCACCGAGGAGCCGGGCTACGTGCTCTTCTCGGCGCTGGGCTCCTTCTACGTGCCGCTGACCATTATCCTGGTCATGTATTGCCGGGTCTACGTGGTGGCCAAGAGGGAAAGCAGGGGCCTCAAGTCTGGCCTCAAGACCGACAAGTCGGACTCGGAGCAGGTGACGCTCCGCATCCATCGGAAAAATGTCCCAGTAGGAGGCACCGGGGTGTCCAGCGCCAAGAACAAGACGCACTTCTCCGTGAGGCTCCTCAAGTTTTCCCGGGAGAAGAAAGCGGCCAAAACACTGGGCATCGTGGTCGGCTGCTTCGTCCTCTGCTGGCTGCCTTTTTTCTTAGTGATGCCCATTG